One Ciconia boyciana chromosome 16, ASM3463844v1, whole genome shotgun sequence genomic window, tttttcattatttcttattccccccccccccaaattttcACGGATTTTTGGGCTGTGACCcccctttggggggggggaacgggaCGGGACGACTGTCCCAtgacccccccatccccccactcaacctgctcctctgccacatcATCATCCCCCCCAGTGACATTGGGGTGCCCCAAATGACATCAtcaccccccagcctcccccttTATTATTCACACCCAAAAGAGGCACAAAACAAGGGAAACTGCCCCAACTGACAGCTTGTTACTTTAATAATGCcatttacatatgtacatgcCCCGCCAAAAAAGGGGAgctctgcaagaaaaataaagcgGGGAAAGCCCCCCAAACActtgcagcccccccagcccgtTCCGCAGCCTGGCAGCCGCCCCATGGCATAGGGGAGTGTGCTCGAGGACGGTGCAACATCTCTGGCtcaggctctgctctgccatgtTCCCCCTCCGTTCCCGCACTGGCATGGGTTCCCCACCAGAGCCACCAGGCTCTCCCCACCAGACAGCCCTCGCTGCCGCACCTGCCGGGCACCCACTGGAgacagagccaggagcctccaggcacagagctggcccCTTACCCTCAGGATGCTTAATGACCGGGCAGGCAAACATGGGCTGGGGGTATCTATGGAGCACCACCAGACGCTTAcagcaaaacatctgaaaaacaaaaatcccaaattctATTTCAGCATACgaaaaaaccagcacagcagaaagtagAGGAATTCAGTCAGAATAAGGGATAGGAGAGTAGTTGAGCTACAGGAGGATTCTAGGTAAACAGGTCCGCTCAAGATACAGTGCATGCTTTAACAGCTAGAGTGACTGGAACACTTAAAATCAGTATTAAGACTAAGGGATACGATTTTGAACACATTCTTCGCCTAAAAGTAAACACTCTTGCTGGTGTTGGAAAACGTCTCAttcccttccttccagcactgcttgCAGGGAGATAACCCTGTGAGGCCACAGGACAAGGTGGTACCGTCATCTGAATCTACGCTTACGCATCCACTGCAACAGCTACAGCCCTCGCGCTGCTGCTGCACATCTTGCTTGCTCGGTGAATAAAGCTGAAAGTGAAGTGTAAAACTTTAGagagtaacatggaaaatacagaacaaatcTCAGTAATTCACTCTACGCTAAAAAAGTGTGTGTATGCTTATATACATCCAATAACAATACTTACACTATaaaagcatttgagtttccttttgcattcctttaacttgcacagctgggatacCATTAAATCATCTATCTCCAAAATACACAGTTATAATGtgacttgggggggggggttgtgcaTTACATAGCTAGGAGGGACATCTGGCCAGCTGCGCTGCCCAAGAGAGACGCTACTGAAGTGCCAGGGAAACGTGACACggaaagcaagacagaaataaagtacTGCAGAGCACTCCATCCAAATATTGGGGAAAAACCCGTAACATTCAGTTGCCTCTGTCTTTAAACATTGAGAACAAATACCTAACTGCTTAAATACACCTGACAAATTGCATGCCACAGCTATTGGGCAGTTACAGTTTAAACAACGCCAGTCACTGTAATTTACAcaattttaacttctgtttaaagtttCAGTTATGATAGAAGAGTCAGTGAGATAAGAGATCCCCCAGATGGTTTCactttggggaggggggcaacacagaaatcaaatccccagtgctgcaatacatcAGGCTACCAAAAGGGACTGGCagatttgctaatgcttttggcTGTACTGAAGCATGCAGAGGAACGCCTTTTTATGACATCTCGGCTGTTACAACTGAGAACCAAAGACCAGCGATGCCATCAACTTTTGCAAGACGTGCTGGGCTTGGGTCCTGGGAAggcaattaacttttttttttttttttttttttaaaaagagtgaaAAGTCTTGTTGATGACTTCTACTGGCAAGTACATCCGCTCTGATGGGAAGTTTatcaaatgcaacttctttgaatgagaaggaTTTCCATTCaggaaaatctctttccaactgaagaaaaaaattacacaccGTAGCTTAAGGAAAAAGGACATTATTGAAGCAGTAACTCTCCAAAACCACATCAGGACTCACTGTCGGTACTTACAAGGCTGCTAATGCTTcttgggaaagcctggaaaacacacagaagcGACGCCCATTTGTCCTGTTTTGTCCACGTCTCTTCTTTGACCTTGATGGCTTTTAGTACAGATGCTAGTATTGCAGTAAGGTTTTTCAACTACTGCtataagatattttaaaaacttactgactgaaaaagcataAAGTTTTTACCATGAAAACAAAGGCTGTTTCTTCTGAACTCTTAccaacagtttctttcctcttttaatacaaaattattttcacagtatcatttAATAGTAagcacacagaaacagaagattacgcttttaggaagagaaaagaaacagagggaaGTCAGCTTTGCATGACTTCAGAACACACCTTATTCTATTTTTAGCatttgtgttgaaatacttcATAGAAAAACTATAGAAGGAGAGTTGGCACATTCTTCATGTTAACTTTACAGTCCACACTACAAGTACCTTAGGAAAAATGCAGACACACATCGTAGACATACCGTGTACTTGCAGACCACTACGGATCCTTTCCATCTGTCTTGTACTTTCgtggcagaagaaagggcaaCCATGGCGAAATGGTGGCAGCTGACATTCTactgagagagggaaaaaaacctttaacataaagctgggtaggaatctaaagcttcctttttttgtgaaggTTGGTGAAGACTACAACTGAGtggaggaaaaagtattttgcatcATCTTTGGTACAGTTGATGATACAGGCCGCTAGAGCTTTTGCAGTTTTTAGACAACCGTGCCGTTTTTTGACTCATGGGCAGCTTTCGTTTCACTAGAAACACTTTCATAGATACACGCAGGTGACAGACACAGATACCTACGTACATTTTCCGAAGCCTACAAATAGTCAAGACTTCCTCACCCCATACGTCCCAAGTTGAGTATTTTTGTTAAAGAGTACAGCAACCCATCTGTCCTTGTGAACTGCCTCCTTACAAAAAAGGAATGCTTTTTAGCAGGCCGTTTCTCCAAATGGTCAAGTCCTTCTCAAACTGCAGTTGTGCCACCAAACCTGCTTAGGGTCCCTCCCAGCTTTTGACTGTGCTTACATTTAACAGCCACGTGCTCCAGTCTGTCTTCCAACAGCAAAAATACGGCATGCCCTCAGACCCAGAGCACAACCCTCCAGATGTCCACGTACCCCTTGCTGTTTTGATGAGGAGGCACCGAGCATCCCTGCGAGCACAGCTGCACGCACAAGATCATTTTCACCtacactgatttcagtggatgTAGTTTCCGACGCTTTAAACTGAAAACCGTATCTTGACACTTTGCCACAGTAGAAGTGATCCGTAACTAGAACTCCACAAAAACGCAGAAACACAAATTGCAAACgcacagcagcaacagcttcAGAACTATTTAGACCAGGAAcgaggaagaaaaagaaaagcgCTTCATCGTGtgcacaggaaagcagcagacagagAAAAGGGTCAGCATTCATAGCCCTCACAGGAAACAGACATTCTCCTTCCATTCCTAAAGCCATCTGTTAGGTCTAAATATCGTAGCACTACTGTGGCAGTATTGAGAGCAGGGAACAACAGCCCTGCCGCTGGACATTTACATAGCAGGATACATAACGAGAGGGATGTAGCAGATTGATGCACAGACTCTGATCGAGGgataaatcgaagaccctttattgaactattacatggcttatatactttctaattgtttgtacatgcgctactgagagaactcttattggtttacatgtcttgttcacgcgtccttcacgcgttccttcagctaatacaatttgctatctttttgcaactttgcagttcctttcttcacaacaaaaaatcacgagctcgccttatctctctccaatgctatccactcctactcctgacacacagcctccttccctcaggcataacccaaactctcagtacttcaatcttgttaaccctttcactcctgctatgcctaattcctcctcagaGGGACACGTTTTACCACACACAACCGTGAACTTCCTGAAAATTTATATTTACCAAAAATAGCCACTTGGGACATAATGCCCAACAACATTTAGCAATAAAACTTCGATGTGTTTGACCCACACAAATTTTTTGGTAACTTGCTATTTGCTTCccgttgttgttgttgttcttcctTCAGAAATTCTGCTCGCAGCCAAGTTATTCACTCCTGGTTCAAGCATTTACCTTCCTGGTATTACCAGCACATCTACACAGGCAAGTAACTTAACTGCTCTTCTAAAATTGTCCAAATGACAATTACAGCCATGAAAGAggagtgaaagagaagaaaaggagaggtcaggcagcaagagagctctgcaggctgccatCACTCATCATTGcactattttttaaaccatacaCCTCCCCAATCTCTTTAATAACATATGTATTATGATTGAACATTATAGCTGTACactgtataaatattaattagttTGTATGATTAATTACTTAATAACTATTCTAAGCAGCgtacaaagaagagctgaaCTCGAAGAGGGTGTGCGGGGTCTGAAAAGCACCCTTCCCGCCCAGATACCACCTCAGACATTGAGTTTGGATCGGGGTATGCCGGCCTCCTGAACTTCGGGGTCCGATGCGACCAGTCCCCCACCTCCAGGGAGGGTCCGTgcaccctgccctccccttgCTTTTCGCCACAGCCCCTAGtgccctcccacccccctgcacaaacagccaaactggcttctgcttttggcccccaaaccagctcccatTTCTGAGCCCACAAACCCACCTGCTGAGCCTGTTCTCAAGTCCCAAAAGTGCAGCACTTGACCTCCGCTCCTGAGCCCAAAGCCACACCACTTGGTCCCCTCTGTCAGGTCCTGAAAGCGCACGACTCAAGCTGTTTCTGAGCCCCAAAATCAGCCATATGAGCCTCTTTTCAAGCCCCAGGAACAGAAGACCTGGTCTCCATTTTCAGGCCCCAAACCAGTTtaccctctctgctttctgacCCCTTTGCAGTCCCCGTGCATGacgctgtggggtggggggagcggagccaccccacagccctgcacccccagggccccaCATGCAGTTTTGGGGGGTGCTTGGGCACTGCGGAGAGCCCGGCCCCACACCTCTGCggggcagcaccagcacaggcagggcatcACTTTATTATGCCTGTTTCCGGCTTCGTATCTCCGGCaccaccagcactgctgggccCGCACTCCAAACCCCCCAGCCCGAAGCACCCCCGCGGGGAGCCAGGCCCAGCCGCCTCCAGGAACCCCCGGCAGCCGCAGCCGTGGCCcttccccgcccgcccggccaCCGGGacccgcccggcgccgcaggagccccccgggcTGCCGCTGCCCGATCCCCGCCAGCAGCGGCAGAGGCTGCCCGGCCCCaacaaggagcagctgagagcCGGGTGGGGCTGCCCCTACTCCCCCCGCTCGCACACGGGCTcggccccaaaacccccaaacgaACCCCAGGACAGCGCTCGGCCCGGGGCCGCTTttgcccccgccagccccaaGAGAACAGAGCCTGCACCCGCCCACGGAGGCTCCGCCTGGGGAGTCCCACATCCACGGCCCGCCGAGCCCACAGCCCCAGAACGCGCCCGGCCCCTCACCCGCCACGCCCCTATTTAATACAGcgacagggagcaggacagagaactggaaagagaaaaataagacgagggagaagactgaggtgccgagagagaaaggaaggccaaaagaaaaggtcagagagGTACAGAAATCAAGAACAACAGGAACAaggagccctgcagagagatggagcaagaCAATGCAGGGTCAGTGAGCTGGGATAGagagatggggggaaaaaagaagaggaagaaggaaggaggaacaaTGATGGTGACAGGGCGCAGGACATacagacagagggagaaaaaggacagggaacaggacaaagggattgagaaataaagaaagggtCAGATCTGTACAAAGAAaccaagaaggaaaagtaaaaaaaaccagcaatgggctagaggacagaggcagaggaagaaaaaaagggccggggagcaggacagaggtaGAGAAAGAAGCATTGGGGCAGAagaatagaaagagaaaaaaggcagacaggaagaaggatggGGGATGacaggggggaaaagaaggacGAGGAGCAGGACAGATTGTcagagaaagacagggacagggagcaagaCTGCACTTTGGGTTAcgcatacagaccctgcggtgcacgctggCGGTCTGGCCTGCTGCGGACTACGAGGAGGGATCCTTCCTCACCcggagaggcaggctctctcttgcctccAGCGGGAGGCAGCTTCCGGCCAGCCGGCCTTcgatttcttcttctttacctttctctggcctctccagcttTAGCCGtggcagctcctgtccacagccgGTAAGCGCTCTGCccgtcccttttcgcccccacGCCACGAGGAGAGCGAGGCCAGGCAGAGACAACCCACACAAGCCTGAAGCGGGTGCCATCACCGGCATCCCCAGGGGAAGAAGGGACAACCGCATCCTCAGCGCGgcctctgggagagggaaagaagcagcagccaccgtTATTACTGCAGATTGCccctggctgaagcctctccttccacaggggcttctggagacgCATCGAGGGCCAGCTTGCTGCCGTCATGATGGGACTTGGGGGTGACCTGGGGCTACAGGACTCCAACAGACCGGGAGCCTGCCGCAGCAGGCGGTTTGAAGCTTCCCGTCCCGCCACCCTCGGGcggccagcaggcaggagacaCCTCAGCACCCGCCGAAGGGGCTCGCTCGCCTCACCGGTGGCCTCGGCCCTCACCCAACGCCGCCGCCACCATGCTGCTCCCGGGCACCGCGCatgccccggccgccgccggcgcgTCCAGAGGCGGCGCGCGAACGCTGAGCGGCAGTACCGCGCTTCGGTCGTGCTGCGGAAGCAGCGGAGGCGGCAGCGGCGCCGCTGCGCACCTGTGCGGTACCTGCGCTGCAGTACCGCGCTTCGGCCACGAGGCGGCAGCAGCATCAGCGAGCACCCGGCGGGCGGCGCTTGCCCAGGGGCGGCACCGGCGCCGCAGTTCTGCGCTTCGCGCGCCGAGCGCCCGCCGACAGCGCGCACGTGGGGCGGTAGCGGCGTTTCCTTACCGGGAGGCAGCAACGAGCACCGCAGCACCACCCCACAGGCACCGCAGTATCGCACTGCCGTTACCGGCGAACGGTAGCGTGGAGCACGGGGGcgccactgcgcatgcgcgaCGCCCGAGCCGCGGTACTGATGCCTAGTTgcccggcggcagcagcgaaCATGCCAAAACGtgccaccgcgcatgcgcggctgccgagctgcagtaccgacttaCGGTCAActggcggcagcagcgagccaGGAGCCGTGCCGCAGCACCGCCTTTTAGTCACTGAGCGGCAGCAGCGCATGCGCAGAGCACCACCTGCAGCACCGACTTTCGGTGGCcaggcggcagcagcgagctgcGTGCTTCCAGTAACAACGTGGCCGCTCCGCGGCCCAGTGCCGGCAGACCACACCTTCCGGCTTGCGTCGCAAAGCAACTCGCCCGCCCGCAAGTCCAGTGTCAGAAGACTATGCCTGCCGGTTCGCTCCGCGGGTCCTGtgttttctgagtttttaaCCCTGCAGAGCATTGCGTTATTCTTATCCCCGCCGCGCCCGCGAGACCCGAAAGCGTCCGCGTAGCCTGGAGCCGCAGCCCCGGGACCCACGATACCGGCCCGGTGCTCCCCCGCGACTGGCCCCCACTCCACGCGGTCCCACGCGGCCCCAAcccatccccc contains:
- the LOC140660638 gene encoding uncharacterized protein isoform X6; this translates as MRPAVFQVSGFLFPQLQHPVECQLPPFRHGCPFFCHESTRQMERIRSGLQVHASVLKAIKVKEETWTKQDKWASLLCVFQAFPRSISSLLYSPSKQDVQQQREGCSCCSGCVSVDSDDGTTLSCGLTGLSPCKQCWKEGNETFSNTSKSVYF
- the LOC140660638 gene encoding uncharacterized protein isoform X5 produces the protein MDRARPGRPSRLRRAAPRRGGVCQAGNAARSLPVECQLPPFRHGCPFFCHESTRQMERIRSGLQVHASVLKAIKVKEETWTKQDKWASLLCVFQAFPRSISSLLYSPSKQDVQQQREGCSCCSGCVSVDSDDGTTLSCGLTGLSPCKQCWKEGNETFSNTSKSVYF
- the LOC140660638 gene encoding uncharacterized protein isoform X7; this encodes MRPAVFQVSGFLFPQLQHPECQLPPFRHGCPFFCHESTRQMERIRSGLQVHASVLKAIKVKEETWTKQDKWASLLCVFQAFPRSISSLLYSPSKQDVQQQREGCSCCSGCVSVDSDDGTTLSCGLTGLSPCKQCWKEGNETFSNTSKSVYF
- the LOC140660638 gene encoding uncharacterized protein isoform X4; amino-acid sequence: MRGGTFWHVRCCRRATRHQYRGSGVAHAQWRPRAPRYRSPVTAVRYCGACGVVLRCSLLPPVECQLPPFRHGCPFFCHESTRQMERIRSGLQVHASVLKAIKVKEETWTKQDKWASLLCVFQAFPRSISSLLYSPSKQDVQQQREGCSCCSGCVSVDSDDGTTLSCGLTGLSPCKQCWKEGNETFSNTSKSVYF